AAAAATTTCTCGGTTTAGAAACTCATCTCGCATTTTACTGTTAAAACTTTCGCAAAAGCCATTCTCCCATGGACTGCCTGGTTCAATGTAAGCAGTGGAAACTCCCAGGTTATGCAGCCACTTGCGT
The DNA window shown above is from Anaeromusa acidaminophila DSM 3853 and carries:
- a CDS encoding integrase core domain-containing protein; translated protein: RKWLHNLGVSTAYIEPGSPWENGFCESFNSKMRDEFLNREIFDSMVEVDILTKRWVLEYNTIRPHSSLGYKPPAPQTIVCVA